In Columba livia isolate bColLiv1 breed racing homer chromosome Z, bColLiv1.pat.W.v2, whole genome shotgun sequence, one DNA window encodes the following:
- the LOC135577341 gene encoding interferon-like, whose protein sequence is MAAPHTPRPRLPHGAPALLLLLTALAAATACHHLRPRHATFPWDSLQLLRAMAPSPTQPCHHQHAPSFPDTLLNTPRSQQPAAALTILQHLLQILSSNSIPQHWHNQAREHLLNSLHHHSQQLQQCLTPNRMLFRTQGPRNLLLTIDKYFGDIQDFLRNHNHSACAWDHVRLQAHDGSQGNTLATGRQPNITPFSRTL, encoded by the coding sequence atGGCTGCGCCACACACCCCACGGCCCCGCCTGCCGCACGGCGCCCCGgcgctcctgctcctcctcacgGCTctcgccgccgccaccgcctgCCACCACCTGCGGCCCCGCCACGCCACCTTCCCCTGGGacagcctccagctcctccgggccatggctcccagccccacacagccctgccaccaccagcacGCGCCCTCCTTCCCCGACACCCTCCTCAACACCCCCCGCTCCCAACAACCCGCCGCCGCCCTCACCATCCTCCAGCACCTCTTGCAAATCCTCAGCAGCAACAGCATCCCCCAACACTGGCACAACCAGGCGCGGGAACACCTCCTCAACAGCCTCCAccaccacagccagcagctccagcagtgcCTGACACCCAACAGGATGCTCTTCCGAACACAAGGACCCCGCAACCTGCTGCTCACCATCGACAAATACTTCGGCGACATCCAGGACTTCCTCCGCAACCACAACCACAGCGCCTGCGCCTGGGACCACGTCCGCCTCCAAGCTCACGACGGATCCCAGGGGAACACACTTGCCACCGGTCGCCAGCCCAACATAACTCCATTTagtagaaccctttga
- the LOC135577342 gene encoding LOW QUALITY PROTEIN: uncharacterized protein LOC135577342 (The sequence of the model RefSeq protein was modified relative to this genomic sequence to represent the inferred CDS: deleted 1 base in 1 codon), with amino-acid sequence MAAPHTPRPRLPHGAPALLLLLTALAAATACHHLRPRHATFPWDSLQLLRAMAPSPTQPCHHQHAPSFPDTLLNTPRSQQPAAALTILQHLLQILSSNSIPQHWHNQAREHLLNSLHHHSQQLQQCLTPNRMLFRTQGPRNLLLTIHKYFGDIQDFLRTHNHSACAWDHVRLQAHICFQYMDQLLGQVKSQSALPSTKPACAQHPFPANNSGCRRSRGRSSPGWDRSAPLPDRSRRPQGNAVCSGADNGNNGMQKSLRFRLGAMAANVADLFSTSHTGQIKLTGGNVGPMMNELGALLTEDTEKAEFLNAFFVSVCSAGGWPEEPRTPEAPQEGRTMEEFAMVDGDWVREQRSKLDMHKSVGPHGMHPRVLRELAEVVAEPLPIISAKSWETGEVPEDWRKANVTDVDRKLAEEKKPESRDQ; translated from the exons atGGCTGCGCCACACACCCCACGGCCCCGCCTGCCGCACGGCGCCCCGgcgctcctgctcctcctcacgGCTctcgccgccgccaccgcctgCCACCACCTGCGGCCCCGCCACGCCACCTTCCCCTGGGacagcctccagctcctccgggccatggctcccagccccacacagccctgccaccaccagcacGCGCCCTCCTTCCCCGACACCCTCCTCAACACCCCCCGCTCCCAACAACCCGCCGCCGCCCTCACCATCCTCCAGCACCTCTTGCAAATCCTCAGCAGCAACAGCATCCCCCAACATTGGCACAACCAGGCACGGGAACACCTCCTCAACAGCCTCCAccaccacagccagcagctccagcagtgcCTGACACCCAACAGGATGCTCTTCCGAACACAAGGACCCCGCAACCTGCTGCTCACCATCCACAAATACTTCGGGGACATCCAGGACTTCCTCCGCACCCACAATCACAGCGCCTGCGCCTGGGACCACGTCCGCCTCCAAGCTCACATCTGCTTCCAATACATGGACCAACTCCTAGGGCAGGTGAAGAGCCAAAGCGCT CTGCCCTCCACCAAACCCGCCTGCGCCCAACACCCATTCCCAGCCAACAACAGCGGCTGCAGACGGAGCAGAGGCCGCAGCAGCCCGGGCTGGGATCGCTCAGCACCGCTCCCAGACAGGAGCCGACGGCCACAAGGGA ATGCTGTTTGCTCTGGAGCTGATAACGGTAACAACGGGATGCAGAAGAGTCTCAGGTTTAGACTTGGTGCTATGGCAGCCAACGTTGCTGATCTATTTTCCACGTCCC atacagggcagataaaactaacaggAGGCAATGTAGGGCCAATGATGAATGAGCTGGGtgccctgctgacagaagacacagagaaggcagagttcctgaacgccttctttgtctctgtctgctctgcggGAGGCTggcctgaggagccccgtacccctgaggccccacaggaaggcaggacaatggaggagtttgccatGGTTGATggggactgggttagggagcaaagAAGCAAGCTGGACATGCATAAATCCGTGGGTCCgcatgggatgcacccgcgggtgctgagggagctggctgaggtcgtTGCTGAACCACTCCCCATCATCTctgccaagtcttgggagacgggagaggtgcctgaggactggaggaaagcaaatgtcac TGACGTGGACCgcaaactggctgaagagaaGAAGCCCGAGAGCCGTGATCAATGA
- the LOC135577410 gene encoding interferon-like, producing the protein MAAPHTPRPRLPHGAPALLLLLTALAAATACHHLRPRHATFPWDSLQLLRAMAPSPTQPCHHQHAPSFPDTLLNTPRSQQPAAALTILQHLLQILSSNSIPQHWHNQAREHLLNSLHHHSQQLQQCLTPNRMLFRTQGPRNLLLTIDKYFGDIQDFLRTHNHSACAWDHVRLQAHDCFQHLHNLTSTTPN; encoded by the coding sequence atGGCTGCGCCACACACCCCACGGCCCCGCCTGCCGCACGGCGCCCCGgcgctcctgctcctcctcacgGCTctcgccgccgccaccgcctgCCACCACCTGCGGCCCCGCCACGCCACCTTCCCCTGGGacagcctccagctcctccgggccatggctcccagccccacacagccctgccaccaccagcacGCGCCCTCCTTCCCCGACACCCTCCTCAACACCCCCCGCTCCCAACAACCCGCCGCCGCCCTCACCATCCTCCAGCACCTCTTGCAAATCCTCAGCAGCAACAGCATCCCCCAACACTGGCACAACCAGGCACGGGAACACCTCCTCAACAGCCTCCAccaccacagccagcagctccagcagtgcCTGACGCCCAACAGGATGCTCTTCCGAACGCAAGGACCCCGCAACCTGCTGCTCACCATCGACAAATACTTCGGCGACATCCAGGACTTCCTCCGCACCCACAACCACAGCGCCTGCGCCTGGGACCACGTCCGCCTCCAAGCTCACGACTGCTTCCAGCACCTCCACAACCTCACCAGCACCACCCCCAATTAG